The nucleotide window CtcttataaaatttactagcttcgattaaattacacttttttttgcaattctgGCACAATAATCACGATCAACTTACATATTTTACCTATTAATTTGTACTCCCCGAAGCCCCTTCGTACCCCCTATAAGCCAGCTGGTCCTTCGTAAATGACCGATCATAGTGCCCCCAATCATCATGATGAGGATGAGAGGCTACAATTTCATAAGTTGAAGTGTGGTGTTTTTGTTCCAGCAACTTTTTTAAGGACAGTATCGAAGCCATAGCTAGGGCTACCTTAGCTACCAAGAGAGCTTTGAAAGCTACCAGTGCGACGAATTTCAAGGCTATAGCCCCCAGGAGAGCCAGTTTCAGTTGGATTAGCATCATTAGGCCTTTCATCTTTTGACCACCTCCTTTATCCCCTCCTCCAATACCACCGTTTTTGCCTCTACCTGAGAAGGTGAAAGTCCCGGTGAACTTGAATAAGTTCTGAATGTTGTATTTGgatgattaaaataattaatatggcATATGAATCAactatttgtaaaaaattgttttacacTGATAATTTATTCGTGAATATTTAATCGCAATATCGGTTCTcgtttataataatattacgaaaaaattCGCGAAATTTGTCATGGATTAACACTTTTGAATTgagtttattgaaatttaattcagCGTTGAATTACATACCTTCGTCCGCCTTTTTCATCTGTTCTACTGTTTCAGGAGGCAGCTTGATCTCGATGGTGTGCGAACTCAAATAATCAGCAATTCTATCCCACAAGAATGATTCCACGATGCTCTCACGAGCTCTGGGTTCATCTGGAAGCTGCCCAATCTCGGTCTTCCTCGAGAACCGTCCATTGGGCTTGACTTTCACTGTTTCCCCAATATCTAGCTCATTTGGAAGGGAGTCGATATACCTTAGGGCTCGTTCCTGAGGAGATTAAGTAGCTGTTAATACTAACATGCCGAAAATGAGTTAACAACGTCGGGGTTGAGGTGCTAACCTCAGGTTTGTGTTcagcatttttcattatacCATCGCAAACGTTACATAATTggtaacaaaaaatttactaGATCATACAAGAAATTCCACCTAACTACCTAGGTGGAACAGCTAACTACCTAAGTGAAACCCGTGTTTGtaaagaaatttgataattgTGCGTGTCAAATATATTTAGTTGTTTCAACGAGGCGAAAAAGTAGCAAATTTATTCTGATAGTCATATTCATGGCTTCGTATTCGGCTGGGATATGAACTTGGTTAGGAAATACTATAAAGTAAGcgatgaataaaataatgtactCTTTTTCCTCGTAAaacgcataatttttttcttcgacAAAACGTCAGATTGAAAAGTAGCACTTTTATTGTTTAGGCAGttaaagtgttattttacAGCCTAGGCATTAAAAGTGCCACTTTACAGCCTGTATTGTGTCATTAAAAGGAACATTCTTTTAGGTGATCAGAGGAAAAGTGAATAAGTGACAgtaaataaaaagaagaacTTGGAAATTCTAAAGGAAATACTAAAGAGCCATcgtgaaataaaattgtatgGATACTATCACGAAAAATAAATGACATAGTTTAGCAGTAAATGACTAACGGCCAGCGTGCGTTAAGAATTCTTAACAGCTTCCATCCGtcaagaaaaaacatttgttGTTTATCATAGAAAAAGTCGGTAAGTTATTCAATTTTGGTGTGCAGCAGgtgaaaatctgaaaaaatagCTGGAAAACAGAGCCTTACTAAGTCAATTCGATGTGCATATCTTTCTTTGACCAAAACAATATATCTGCTTTCCCATAAAACTGCACCGGATGCTTTGCGGCTCGCCGAGACCCAATTCGTCCAATATTGAAGGAAACATATGAACCAGACgtcaagaaaatgaaatatcgaCGAAGTGCTCCCGttgaaaaatacatattttcttgAGGCTTATTGCCCTTTAGACGTAAAACCGCGAAAATTCTTTTGCATCccatttcatattttatggCTTTTGAAAACTTCTTGCTTTATACGGATATTTATGAACACGCAAGAAAACTCTTTGGTTgtatatatttgaattaaagGCGCTGAATGAAAAGCAAAGTTCTAAGATCCTTTCATCATGCAACAGTAAGGAAACTCAACAAATCTTTTTTACAAGAGTACTTACTTTGAGACACAGTGAGAGTTCTTTAGCTCCGCACTCATCAAGGAAATCGAGGGCGATCTTGTAGATTTCCATTTCTTCCTTGTTGGCCTCACCAGCGTCCCCTGCAAGGGCTGAAGTGAGGTTTGCAAGAACCGCCAGGGCTAGCAGGAGAATATTGCGGCCCATGGCGAAGGTCTTCACGGCTTCGCGATCGAGCACTGAGGCCGGCCTGGTCAACCGTTACACTTTTATCACAAGGGAGGAGTGCCCGTGGTTCGGTATCTATATATCGGAAAAATGTGTGTTACTAGAATCTAACCATGTAAGAAGGATCTAATGGTAATACTAGGTTAAATGTTACGAGGTGGACTGTCTGTGCGATGATCTATTCTAGGAAGAGTCGAGCGAAAAGAGATTTAGGTGTAGCTGGAGGttcaaatttcatcaactCTATGTATATCGGTTTGGCCTTAAATCAAAATACTCGGCTGTTCGTGAATTTTTTGGTTTGATGAATAATATATCAACAACACATCTAAACGGTAGAAAATCGGAAAGTTTACTTATGGACCTTAATAAGGCATTTGACAGCGCGCGGCACAGTGGTCCACTACAATAATTTATGCGCCAAAATCGGTATTTCACATTATCAAAAACCCACTGGAGAACAGACAAATAAAAGTACGAATTTCGCTTGCTCTTCCGTTCAACTGCTCTTTTGGGGAGTTAccaaatgcattttttcttctctttccattttatgttt belongs to Euwallacea similis isolate ESF13 chromosome 7, ESF131.1, whole genome shotgun sequence and includes:
- the Osi9 gene encoding uncharacterized protein Osi9, which codes for MGRNILLLALAVLANLTSALAGDAGEANKEEMEIYKIALDFLDECGAKELSLCLKERALRYIDSLPNELDIGETVKVKPNGRFSRKTEIGQLPDEPRARESIVESFLWDRIADYLSSHTIEIKLPPETVEQMKKADEGRGKNGGIGGGDKGGGQKMKGLMMLIQLKLALLGAIALKFVALVAFKALLVAKVALAMASILSLKKLLEQKHHTSTYEIVASHPHHDDWGHYDRSFTKDQLAYRGYEGASGSTN